In Nitrospirota bacterium, the genomic window ACACACTTATAGTTTGCAGGGCAAACCAAGAAAACATACGCCCTCCTTGTTAATTACCTTCATCAGCCCGTCTGTACCGGCCTCAGGGGCTACTGTGAAACCTGAGTTCTTTTCTGTTGTTATCTGGTCAATAAGGGTTGGAGTCAATGTCGCTACCCTTAAAGACGGGAGTGAGAAGGAAACATGCTCATCAGGATATTTTTTTAAAAGGGTGTCCATCATATCACTAAGACATCCGAAATCTCCTGTTCTAAGTGAAGACAGTGTAACCTCTTCATAGCCTGTATTTTTAAGGACGTCCTCTAAAATCTCCAGTATCTTCTCAGGACTCCTTTCACGAACCGGAATGCAACCCTTGTCTTTACCTCAGACATATCTTTTTGTATTGAATTTATCTCATGCCCCATATAACGAGACGGTTTGGATACCGTTACGAGAAGGTCTTTATATGTATTTGACATTGTCTCCTTTCAAACAACATAAACCACAGAGGGACTGAGACACAGAGAATAAAATAATTAGACTACTGACTTTGTTGAATTTCTACTCAATTTTTATATCTCCGTGCCTATGTGGTTACTTATAATGTGATCACGAAAACAGATACTTTTTTCCTTTATATTAAATAAAAGGGGGTGGTCGGTTAGCTCCACCTACCAATGTTTCGAGATCAAATGCGACGATATCTCAGGTTAGATGCAACAGCAAACACAGCAGATACAAGGGGCTATGATTGTAAGCTGCTAATTTCGACGTTTATTTTAATCATAGGTGGAGCTAACCGACTACCCCCCTTTTCCAAATATCCAGTCACAGTAGTGTGGTAAATACAGATACATTCGGCAAACAGGAAAATCGTCCTCTATGCATTACAGCTTAAACAATTCAATTTCTTCAAACTGATTAGGTATAGCTGCTTCAACCTGTATTTCATCTTTTATTTTGACCCTGAAGGTCTCAAGGGCGTTCGGCTCGCCATGGACGAGAAAAATGTTTTTTGGTTTGACATCAAATTTCTTCAGCCAGGTTAACATCTCCTGCTGGTCTCCGTGTGCAGAAAGTGATGATATTTCTTCAACCTCTGCCCTGATAGGGTAATATCTGCCGTGCATCTTTATCTCATGCGCCCCTTCTTCAATCGCCCTTCCGCGTGTCCCCTCTGCCTGATAGCCCACAAGCAGGATTGTATTCCTTTTATCACCGATATAGTGTTTAAGATATTCCAAAGCCCTGCCGCCCGTAAGCATCCCGCTCCCGGCAATAATGATTTTACTGCCGTTCCTGCCGATTATAGCGTTTGTTCCTCTGAAGTCTCTGTTGATGGTCACGTTACTACAAATCTCCCTGCACTGATAATCGGATAACTTGTGCCATTCAGGATACCTTAATAAAACATCGGTTGCATCAGCACCCATTGGTGTATCAAGAAATACAGGCACATCAGGGATCTTCAATTTTTCTTTTAATTCATTTATCATCAACATGATCTCCTGTGCCCTTCCCACAGCAAAGCTTGGGATTAAGAGATTTCCCTTTTTTTGAACAGTATGGTTAATAACATTTGTAAGATGTTCTTCCGGAATATCATGATT contains:
- a CDS encoding MBL fold metallo-hydrolase, producing the protein MNSVSLQCLGAAKTVTGSKHLLRTPELNILVDCGLFQGVKSLRLKNREPLPVDIKDIHILLLTHAHLDHTGYIPLLVRNGFNGRILMTPPTRDLAEIILRDSAKIQEEDAERANRHGYSRHKPALPLYTEQDVEEALSYFEVHNDMEWITLSKNIKVRFHKNGHIPGSVFTEFECYGKKILFSGDIGRWKSALMEPPSVIREADYLIMESTYGNRLHNHDIPEEHLTNVINHTVQKKGNLLIPSFAVGRAQEIMLMINELKEKLKIPDVPVFLDTPMGADATDVLLRYPEWHKLSDYQCREICSNVTINRDFRGTNAIIGRNGSKIIIAGSGMLTGGRALEYLKHYIGDKRNTILLVGYQAEGTRGRAIEEGAHEIKMHGRYYPIRAEVEEISSLSAHGDQQEMLTWLKKFDVKPKNIFLVHGEPNALETFRVKIKDEIQVEAAIPNQFEEIELFKL